In Odontesthes bonariensis isolate fOdoBon6 chromosome 6, fOdoBon6.hap1, whole genome shotgun sequence, one genomic interval encodes:
- the spinb gene encoding LOW QUALITY PROTEIN: spindlin b (The sequence of the model RefSeq protein was modified relative to this genomic sequence to represent the inferred CDS: deleted 1 base in 1 codon) encodes MNEDPIQEPSAPRPRADGGHSGVSANMMKKKNSHKKQRTSVGPSKTLAQPRRNIVGCRIQHIWKEGSKSSQWKGTVLDQVPVNPSLYLIKYDGFDCIYGLELYTDERVVGLEVLPDKVAPARLSDSLLAETMIGKAVEHMFETEDGPKEEWRGMVLARAPIMTSWFYITYEKDPVLYMYQLLDDYKEGDLRIMPDSNDTVATEREPGEVVDSLVGKQVEYAKEDGGKRSGMVIHQVEAKPSVYFIKFDDDFHIYVYDLVKTS; translated from the exons ATGAATGAAGACCCCATTCAAGAGCCCAGC GCCCCCCGGCCCCGAGCAGACGGGG gacATTCAGGCGTGTCTGCAAAcatgatgaagaagaagaactcgCACAA GAAACAGAGGACCAGTGTTGGTCCCAGTAAGACTCTGGCTCAGCCCAGAAGAAACATCGTTGGCTGCAGGATTCAGCACATCTGGAAGGAGGGCA GTAAGTCATCTCAGTGGAAGGGGACGGTCCTGGACCAGGTGCCTGTGAACCCCTCGCTCTACCTGATCAAATACGACGGCTTCGACTGCATCTACGGCCTGGAGCTGTACACCGACGAGCGGGTGGTGGGGTTGGAGGTGCtgcccgacaaagtgg CTCCAGCCCGATTGAGCGACTCGCTGCTGGCGGAGACGATGATCGGGAAGGCGGTGGAGCACATGTTCGAGACGGAGGACGGGCCGAAGGAGGAGTGGCGGGGGATGGTGCTGGCCCGGGCGCCCATCATGACGTCCTGGTTCTACATCACCTACGAGAAGGACCCGGTCCTGTACATGTACCAGCTGCTGGACGACTACAAGGAGGGCGACCTGCGCATCATGCCCGACTCCA ACGACACCGTGGCGACCGAGCGGGAGCCCGGCGAGGTGGTGGACAGCCTGGTGGGCAAGCAGGTGGAGTACGCCAAGGAGGACGGCGGGAAGCGCTCGGGCATGGTGATCCACCAGGTGGAGGCCAAGCCCTCCGTCTACTTCATCAAGTTCGACGACGACTTCCACATCTACGTCTACGACCTGGTGAAGACCTCCTAA